The genomic interval CTACACCTGTCAATTTTTTTGGAATTGAAAGATTGAATTTTTCAAAATTTTCAAATTCGCATTTTTTTATTGAACCATCAAGAATTGCATTTATACAAGTTCTAGTAGCTTTTATACTCATTCTTTTGCCGATACCGTAGGCTCCTCCGCTCCAGCCTGTATTTACAAGATAAACGTTAACATCGTATTTATCGATTTTTTTACCCAGAAGATCTGCATAAACGGTTGGATGAAGCGGCATAAAAGGTTCCCCGAAACAAGCTGAAAAAGTGGCAACCGGTTCTGTAATTCCTCTTTCAGTACCTGCTACTTTTGCAGTATATCCGCTTAAAAAATAATACATTGCTTGATCTTTTGTAAGTTTTGCAACAGGCGGCAAAACTCCAAACGCATCAGCCGTTAGAAAAATTATATTTTTAGGATGACCTGCTTTTAAGCTTGGTTCATGATTTAAAATATGCTCAATAGGATAGCTTACGCGCGTATTTTCAGTTTTTGAGCTGTCATTAAAATCCACAACACCGTCGTTTATAACCACATTTTCTAAAAGTGCATCTTTTTTAATAGCGCCGTAAATTTCAGGCTCGTTTTCTTTGCTTAATTTTATACATTTAGCATAGCAGCCGCCCTCAAAATTAAATATACCGTTATCATCCCAACCATGCTCGTCATCACCGATTAATTTTCGATTAGAATCTGTAGAAAGTGTTGTTTTTCCTGTTCCGCTTAATCCGAAAAATAGTGCCACATCGCCGCTTTTACCGACATTTGCAGAGCAATGCATACTCATTTTGCCTGATAGCGGAAGCCAGTAATTCATCATTGAAAAAATACCTTTTTTCATTTCGCCGCCATACCACGTTCCACCGATTACGGCAACATTTTTTTCTATATTGAAAATTACAAAAACTTCACTGTTTAAACCGTCTTTTTTATAATCTTTATTTGCACATTTGCAAGCATTATAAACAACGAAATCAGGTTTGAAATTTTCCAGCTCATTTTTATTCGGACGAATAAACATATTTTTTACAAAATGCGCTTGCCAAGCAACTTCAGTTACAAATCTCACGCTTTTTCGACTATCCAGACTGCTGCCGCAATATGCATCTTGAATGTAAATATCTTTATTTGAAAGTTGTTTTTTTGCTGTTTTTAAAAGTTTATTGAAAAGTTCGTCTGTGATAGGTTGATTAATTTTACCCCACGAAATGAATTTTTTACTTGGATCTTGTTTGACGAAATACTTATCTTTAGGGCTTCTGCCGGTAAAAATTCCGGTATCGACGGAAAATGCGCCCATTTTCGTCATTTTACCCTCTTTTTTTGCAATTTCATGCTTTAATAATTCATCATAACTAAGATTATGAAAAACTTGTTTAATGCCCTGTAAATCGAGCTTTTCAATATCATTTACCATTTCGTTTCCTTAAATAATTTTGAATTTTTGAAATTATAACTAATTTTTACTTTTTTAAACTTAAATAAGATTTTGAATCTAAAAATTTTGATAAGATAATTTTTATCATTTTAACACATCAAAATTTTTTCCACTGTTTTATCATTTTATAAAATATTAAAAAATTTTTGGTATATTTACGAAATATTTTTTAAGGAGAGAAAATGGCAGTTAAAATAACTGATATTTGTATTGCATGTGGTTCTTGTATAGATGAATGCCCGGTAAGTGCTATCGTAGATGACAGCGAAAATCCGACAGGCGAAGATATATATTATGTATTTGCAGATAAATGCGTAGAGTGCGTAGGTCACAATGATGAGCCTGCATGCGCGAATGCTTGTCCGACAGACGGCTGTATTGTATGGAGCGATGTAACAGCAGGACAACCAAGCAGAAAAGAAATAGGCGCTGATTTGCGCAAAGGCGACACACCTGTAGTTGCTTAAAATTTAAGCCCGATTCGGGCTTAAATAAAAATTTATACTTTTTTTGATATAATCTCATCTTTTTAAAAATTTTAAGGAGCTTTTTATGCAACAAACATTATCAATAATAAAACCTGATGCCGTAGAAAAAGGTGTTATAGGTAAAATTATAGATAGATTTGAAAGTGCAGGTTTAAGAATAGCTGCAGCTAAAAAAATCAAACTTTCAAAATGTGATGCAAGTCAATTTTATGCCATTCATAAAGAAAGATCTTTCTTTAATGATTTAGTAGATTATATGACAAGCGGTCCTGTTGTGGTTATGGTTTTGGAAGGTGAAAATGCAGTTGCTAAAAATCGTGAACTGATGGGCGCAACAGATCCTAAAAAAGCGGCGCCAGGAACAATAAGAGCCGATTTTGCAGAAAGTATAGATGCAAATGCGGTTCATGGCAGTGATAGTGAAGAAAACGCTAAAAATGAAATCGCATTTTTCTTTGCAGGAAGAGAAATTTGTTAATAAATTTCAGTAAAATTTCACACCAACCGTATAAATTTAATATATCAGAAAATGGCGTGAAATTTACAGGTGAAATCATAAAAAAAAGTCAAAATATTTGCGAATTAAAAGGCAGATTAGATGGTATTTTGGCATATATTTGCGATCGTTGCGGCGAAAATTTTAATCTTAAAATAAA from Campylobacter hominis ATCC BAA-381 carries:
- the pckA gene encoding phosphoenolpyruvate carboxykinase (ATP), encoding MVNDIEKLDLQGIKQVFHNLSYDELLKHEIAKKEGKMTKMGAFSVDTGIFTGRSPKDKYFVKQDPSKKFISWGKINQPITDELFNKLLKTAKKQLSNKDIYIQDAYCGSSLDSRKSVRFVTEVAWQAHFVKNMFIRPNKNELENFKPDFVVYNACKCANKDYKKDGLNSEVFVIFNIEKNVAVIGGTWYGGEMKKGIFSMMNYWLPLSGKMSMHCSANVGKSGDVALFFGLSGTGKTTLSTDSNRKLIGDDEHGWDDNGIFNFEGGCYAKCIKLSKENEPEIYGAIKKDALLENVVINDGVVDFNDSSKTENTRVSYPIEHILNHEPSLKAGHPKNIIFLTADAFGVLPPVAKLTKDQAMYYFLSGYTAKVAGTERGITEPVATFSACFGEPFMPLHPTVYADLLGKKIDKYDVNVYLVNTGWSGGAYGIGKRMSIKATRTCINAILDGSIKKCEFENFEKFNLSIPKKLTGVETKLLNPINTWNNKEDFLKMRDKLAKMFIENFKRYEDVKEGVEFAKAGPKA
- a CDS encoding DUF362 domain-containing protein, with amino-acid sequence MAVKITDICIACGSCIDECPVSAIVDDSENPTGEDIYYVFADKCVECVGHNDEPACANACPTDGCIVWSDVTAGQPSRKEIGADLRKGDTPVVA
- a CDS encoding YceD family protein, translating into MLINFSKISHQPYKFNISENGVKFTGEIIKKSQNICELKGRLDGILAYICDRCGENFNLKINETVNLILSNGIFKDDNHEISDVIEFLNGVINLDEVLQSEIEAYKSGYFYCDKCKNL
- the ndk gene encoding nucleoside-diphosphate kinase, with the protein product MQQTLSIIKPDAVEKGVIGKIIDRFESAGLRIAAAKKIKLSKCDASQFYAIHKERSFFNDLVDYMTSGPVVVMVLEGENAVAKNRELMGATDPKKAAPGTIRADFAESIDANAVHGSDSEENAKNEIAFFFAGREIC